The sequence GTTCTAGACTTCTGGGTCTGCCTTCTGAAACATAACAGCGGATTTAAAATCCGATTATTTTGCTCCAGAAAAACAGTATAAAAAATAATTGAGAGCAGTAAACTGATAAGATCGAGGCTTGCTACATGTGGCTTATCGTGGAAGACATCGTCATTTGGCGAGCCGTCACGTTGAGAACGTTATGCTGTCATTGATGGTTCACTGTACTGAGGGCAACGCCTCTCACCTTCCCCAGATACCCAGCACGACTGGCTAGAACTCTGGGGTGTCATCGTTCTCAAGGACCGCCATCGTCCACGGGCCCACAGCAACACCAGAAAGGACTAAGTACCACGAAGACAAAAAGACGACGAAGAGAATCACTCGCGTTTGGGTAACTCTCCAGAACCAGGATTTCTATATAAACAGCAGCACTTCAGGGAGAGCACCGTCTTGAGCAGTTGTGGGACGAGAGAGTGGCGACACACGTATATCCAGTAAGGTGGGAGGTGTGTAGTCAGTGACGTGACTCTCTCAGTGGCAGACACCAGACTGGCTCACTGTGTGCTTCGCACCAAGTCATGACAACCTATCTTCATTGTACAGGTTAATTTTCCCACGAGGCTCCCTGCGTCCATTTCTTGACGCTTCTTGTACTCTTACCAATCATATTTTGCTCATTTTAAGTTAGGATAGGGTAGATTAGGTTAGTTTTGACAAATATAGAAAAAACATGTATTTAATTGTAAACGCGAAAATTAAAAGTACTCATCGACACTTACGCTGATGAAGCAAAAGACTGTAGTCTGTTCGATTGTCATTCATCGTATCTACAATTAGCCAACAATTTTTAGACTGAAACTAAACTTTTCGATCCGTTCTATAGACAACCGGttctcctgaatcccttcataattatAACTATGCTCACACTACAGTTTCATGACTTACATCAGAAACTACTTAGTTCCAACTACATCGGCTGAACTTGCTCTTAAAACTTCCCTCGAATCCTACTTCCAACACTCTCTGGGATGTCCCCAAGATTTATACATCCTCTTGATTTACATATGTTATTCCATGCTTTCTAAATGTCAAAATTATCTCGGCAGCCCTTCCTCAACGCTCTGTAAATATACTTTTCACACCATCACAAACTCTTCTAATTTCCTTCTGCCTTATTTTCTTCATAATGGTCACTCCACGCGATGCTCTTAAGTACATTTCCAACGCCTCCAGTCTTCATTCTGCAATATTCAAAGAATAGCAAGGCTTATTCTCACAATATCTGACACCTAGATCCAATAACCTTGCTTTCTTGGCTAGCTACTTACATGtgattttacacaaataacccactcaTAAGACAatgaaacttgtgacgacgtttcggtccgacttggaccattaactatgtgtgggttatttgtgtattattctagCCACAGTGTTGTGCATTCTTATTCTTTACCTGTGACTTCATTACCTCAGGAGTCAAGACCTCTCCCCAACCACTATAAATACCCATGTCGTGTTGTTCGCTGTGTGAATTGATCAAGTTCCTAGTGAACGAAACGCTCTCATAGCAACATGGTATAACCCACGTTGTTAGGTAAAagtacacatgtgcaactaatgtgacactactgtagcaacgtttcgctctccaagagcctTGTCAAACTGGATTGACAAAGCTcccagagagcgaaacgttgcacaataaaatatcacattagttgcacacgagtccatttacctaacatattgtcggtaattctactttTAAAACCCAcattgtgtcttatttacatactgCTGGTATACCATTGTATTACCATCATACCTCATACCCATAAAAACATTGACAACACAATACTGGTAATTAAGATCAGAGCCCAAATTGGTATGGCGATGCACAGATTTAGTGAGGATGGCGACTGCAATGGTTTGATTTAGACGAGTGTCCAGGCAGAAATAGACAACCAATACAAAATCCCTGGTATGGGGAGCTCTCGATGCTTGGAAGTGAGCTCTGTTTTCTAACATAATTTCAGATATTGTTGATGCTGTAGTTTTCACTACGAAGCTCTCCCACTGGGGATACTAGTAGGAAAGCTGATATGACCTGCTCAGCTGGTAGAGCACTCAGCTTGCcgttgggcatatttccttacaactgctgcccctgttcatctagttagcagtaagtaggtacctgggtgttagtctaccaCCCATGGGTCGCAGTCCACGGGGCGGTAGACAGCCTCAGGCAGAGCTGGGATTTGAAATGAATCGAgttaggataacagttcttagcatGTAAAACTGATCTATGGGCAATAAAAAAAAGACTGTGAATGCATAGTACTATCTATGTAAGCACACTTAGGATCGTGAATCCCATTCTCAATATATTAACAGACACATAATAGCAGATAGCATTGGAATATCGACAGGTAGTAGTTAATATAGACACACAAGCATCAAATGGAACTTCTATTTAGGTAACATTTCTCCATCACAGCAGCCTTTTACAAGTCTGTGAAAGCCTGATGAGCATTTATCACCCACATTATGGGAAAATCGCTAAACATTTAGGGGTATACAGTTCTTGGCTAATCAGATACAATTATAAAATTAATGCATACTTAAAATTATACTATTGTTCATTTAGTTACCTCACTTTTGTACATGACAAAAAGTCTTATTCTTAAGTAGTTTGTAAGCAGTATGATGTTTaccgggagtttacctggagagggtttcgggggtcaacgcccccgcggctcggtccgagactaggcctcgtggtggatcagggtctgatcaactaggctgttactgttgggtgCATTCAAACTGACGTACAACCACAGCCcggttagtcaggtactgactggtgcctgtccagtgccttcttgaagacagccaggggtatattggtattcccccttacgtatgctgggaggcagttgaacagtcttgggccccggacacttacttgtgttgtctctcagtgtactcgtggcggttctgcttttcatcgggggaatgttgcatctcctgccgattcttttgctttcatagtgattttcgtgtgcaagtttggtactaatccctctaggattttgcaagtatgtattattatgtatctctctggcctgcgctccagggaatgtagtggctttcttttgtgcttaacaatattttataacatgtaaactacattttgtaaTACTGcagaaagaatttttttttaagtaagcAGAGGGTTGTTCAAATTCATTGTCTTAGCTCCTACACCGAGAGGACCGGGGTTCGACCATCAGACGAGAGGAAACATTGGCCATATTCCTTACacatgctgcccctgttcacctagcttaTAATAAATAAGCACCCGGGTGTTAagcgactagtgtgggtggcatcctgaggaatATGATCaaaggaccccagtgaaaataagacTGATAACATCCTGACTTTACTGAGTTACTAATCCTCTCGGTTGTAATTTTAGGGTGATAACTACACATGTGGAAAAGGACCCTTGTGTGCAATTTAGAAAATTTATTAATGGTTCGCCACGAGTAGCTACATCATTCCTGGGTTACATTTGTTTAACACAGCGGCCGTcccccacaaaggcagggtgacccgaataAAGAAgatacaaagttttttttttttttgcatatagtCAAGGAATCCTTAtacttgatttagggaattggagagAGAATGCCTTCCACATAGTATAATCCCCGggtttgctcccggcattttagccgcctcttatgacacgcatggcttacgaaggaaggattgttatccacttccccatgaaaccCTGGGTTAATAATCAGACCaaaattttcttctttctctGCACCATCTTCAATGAACTTCCTCCTTGGAGGGTTCACTGATTCGCAGTGTAAAATGCGAGGCAGGAACATAAGACAACAACCTCTGTGTTGCCTTCCATGTGTCTCTTTCCACCTCCTTTCAACTCTGACTGAAAGTTTAGGCAAATCCCATTGTCTATTGTCTAGGGAAAGATTAGGTGCTTTAGCGAATATGAACTTTAAGAGCTAATATTAATGGAAGTGAAAACCACCTCTGGAAATAGGCTACAGGATATGGGGTATCGTAGATTATCTGTTCTCCTTTGCACTTTCTTAAAGATTGGAGAAGAAGCATTGAATTACGGTGCCTCGAACAGtatcaaagctaagggactgaacacctgtcaaggttaaGGGATGGaatacctatcaaggctgagggactaatcaccACAAATTACCGCCCCACTTCTTCCACCACCTCCAGCATTTATTctctgtagtgttgtatagtccttgtggcttagcgcttctttttgattataataataataatattctctgTAGTGGATTGAATAAAGCCACCTATTGACGAAAGGTTtcgccaataaagatacccaagtgttagaCATGTTTTTTTTATTCCACAGCTTGTCTATATTAAACATCAttattgcaatgacatcaaaaTAATTAATGACATCAATGGTGAGGAAACAGCTGAAATTAGTAGCAGGGTGTGTCTTATTGATCACTGTTAAAGCGCTCGAATCACAGCTTAAAGGACCTGGATTCGAATTTGGGTGAAGCGAAATACATGAACGAGCCTTTTTTTTTCAGCCTGGTGTCCCTATTCACCAGTGTCCCATGGCTGAGTACACGTCCCAGAAGTACAAAtatcatacctagtaacatatgtgtaaattacctagaataacccaaaaaagtcagacataaTACCTGGAGAagatttcaggggtcaacgcccccgcggcccggtttgtgaccaggcatCACAGAGGATcaaggcctggtggctaaagctcccgcttcacacacggagggcccgggttcgattcccggcgggtggaaacatttcgacacgtttccttacacctattgtcctgttcacctagcagcaaataggtacctgggtgttagtcgactggtgtgggtcgcaacctgggggacaagattgaggaccacagtggaaataagttagacagttctcgatggcgcactgactttcttgggttatcctgggtggctaaccctccggggttaaaaatccgaacgaaatcttatcttatcttatcaaccGTAGAATGACTTATGTTCATTGATAGTCTTCAGCTCACATACTAAGGGACCACGGATCAATTTCCCGGCACGGATGGAAacttctcttgtcccgtccctgtctgctggcctatatatactccctcctctcctttctgttagtgtgactatgtgcgggttatttgtgtgtaggtacctgggtgttagtcaattaTTGTGGATCTCGTCCTCAGGGAGGAAACAAGGACCCCCGTAGACATAAGTCCCATTGCTTGGCTTTAGTGAGTTATCCTTGGTTATTAACTCTCCGTGTTAATAATCCAGACAAGGTCTTGTTCTATAATACAtggaaaaattaattaattaatattgttattaatattatataagtAACCCTCTGGTCGGGGAGAGAAAACATGTATAGAAAACGATTCAGCATGCACATACATACATCCCTATTACACAATAGACAACAAATTATACTGTTCCCACTTAATTATAATTAAGAATACAATATATACATCATTTTAAGTAAAAAAATCAGTTAAATTAGATGTgaagaagaaaatgaaaaaacATTGACGAATTTCTCCCTTAAAGTAAACTGCTTGATTACATAACCCGCAAGGTAAATAAACCAGCGCGAGCAGCAAAAATGGGCACTAAGTAAGTTTCGTCCCATACATTTCAATTTAATACACACATGGCGAATGCCAGGCACTCAGTAGTGACGTAATCATCAAAGGTGACGTGCATCACTTCAACCTGTGCAATCAGCAGGCGAAAAAAAACCTTAAGTTAAGCAAGCTACAGGTGTGTGTTAATATTTTTCACTTGATGGATGGTACTAAGTATTACTGCCCAAGACTATGTTGGATAGTTAAAAtgctttttttttaatcttggtgggtttagcgcttactttttattgttagagtggcactcatcctgtgagtgaacatactgccATAAAGACTACTGGGCAGTGGCACtcgtcctgtgagtgaacatactgccATAAAGACTACTGAGCAGTGGCCCCCTATCCTGTGACTGAACTTACCATCATACCATAATATTTCTCACAGAATTTTCCCAGCATTTCTCTTCTATCTGCATATATACTTTTGAAAAGGCTTAGTACATGGTAGTGAGGTTAGACATTTCCTTTTATTACTTAACTGATTATTGTACAGAGTGTTCAAGAAGCCTGGACTTATGTACGGGGAGTATCCTAAAAGTCTATTTCCAAAGAGAACACAACACAATTTACACATAATTTATTATTCAAAATGAATGACATTAACAGCACTGCATATATTAATTCTTGTacaattttttcaatgcttcttaAGATAGAAGCATCGCATTAGCTTGAGGAGTTAGTTTTGGCTTCGTGCTTttcttaaaaaaatttacatgcaTCCCTCTTACTTCGTCAGAGTAAAGTACAGTATATTATTAACTAGGAAGTAACTTTTTATAGGAATAAAGTTGTTAAAATAAGTGTGACTTGGTTGATTATTTAATCtttattattttcttctttctttacaGTATTGGTGGAGTCGAGGTGTTGAGAGTTGTCCTGCCTGGGGATGAGGTCCTGCAGCTTAATGCAGATAAGGCAGACATCTCCATAGGACCAGGGCTTCGCTGGCAAGAAAATGTCATTTGTGCAACTCGTTCAGGTCTCCTGAAGAAAACTAGCAAGAATTTGTATTATGTAGACACTCACCAAAAGCGTTATATTCCTAATGCAAAGGAATTTGTTATTGGTATAGTTATCAAGAAAACAGGCAACAATTACATTATTGACATAGGTGCAAGTGATAAGGCAACGATATCAGAGTTAGTGTTTGAAAACTCCTCAAAAAAGGCCAGAAAAGAATTGAAACCTGGTGATCTTATCTTCGGACAGATACTTGTGGCAAACAAAAATATCGAACCTGAATTAGTGTGTATTGATGTATTTAATAATTTAGTAGGAATAGGATCACTTCCAGATGGAGGTATCATGTTTACTCTTCCCTTACACATAGCTCGTTTGATTGTAAATCCTAAAAATTCACTATTATTGATGATTGCCCAGAAAATTAAGTTTATGCTGTTGGTTGGTTTTAATGGGCGAGTGTGGGTGAAAGCACAGAAGCAGAAAGAGATGGTTACTATCATGAACTGTCTAATGATGTTGGAGGTAATGACTTTAGAGGAAGCCAAAGAGAATATTTATAGACTGCATACCTCTAACAGTAAAAACTTTTAGTGATCTAGTTATTTTTACAAAGTTGTTATGATATCAATTAAACAGATCATTTAATTTAATACTAGGTAAATTTTCAGTTTGAGAATGTCTTTTCTTTATCATTTTCGTGGTACAGTATAAGCATCAGTTTAGTTTGCTTTATTTTCAGCAAGTATAGTATGTACTATACAAATGTGGCACTCTTActatttatttaaatttatagAATAGAAATGAACACTGAAAATACTCAGGGTATTCTTATGATTGATGCTTTaaaaagttaatttttttttttgtttaaaatgGTGATGTACAGTATGTTATTCCAGTTCTTAATGGAATAATGTTCATTATATTGAAGTCTTCTGCTTTATATTCATTTTATTACATAGTTATAATAGCACAAAAGCTCTAAACATTTATGATAGCTAACTATGAAGAATGGTCAAATAATTCTTTATTACAATATTAGATTCAGCAGACTCCAATTTAACAGACCTCAATTTATTGGACCCAGGTTTAATTGATTTCAGATTTAACTGATAAACTCTGTAGCCAACAGCATTTGGAAACAATGGACTTAGTCCATTAATTCCAGAATTCATGGTTTGCTTGGTAAATTCATTTTGGATTTAACAAAGTCAGATAAATTGGAATTGTCTGTTCTTGTTACAGACAATCTGGTAAATCCAGAACTGTCCATTGTTATTGTAGTCCATTTGGTAAATTTATTTACAGACTTAATGGACTCATTCTATTACATCTATTACAAGCATGGAAAAATATTCTGATAATTAGGATTTAAAGGATAATTGGCTTCAATGAAGACTCCCATTATGTTAAATCAAGGGTTCACTTAGATTTAGAAGGAATAATAGTGCCTTTGAACATGttgaaagaaaatatattttaagtTGGATGTAGGAAATACTGTATGTACTTGAATGTTTTTGAAACATGCAGCATGCACCATGAATTCAGTATGCTACATTCATTGTAAACAATTGTACATTTAGCTTGCACTATATGCACTGCTAATCGTTGTGACTGTTGATAGTACATTCATGTATATCTTGAGTGTTGTGAACTATTGTGATTGTTGATGATTTATTCAGCTAGAATTTTGAATCATCAGCCATAAATTATTTATTCTGTATAtcatttatataatattttttgtCAATAAAAGTATATAATTTGAATTTTTGTTTTTATAACTAGACAGTGTTATGAATACAGTATATAGATTGCCTATGAATGTTGATATAGTCAAGACTGGTAATGTACAGTCGGATATCCAGGACTGTGAATGTTGGAAATGACTGTATGTGTACATGGAGCTAGCATGTACCTGCTTGTTCTGACTAAGTTTAAATATCAATGACATAATGTTGAAAATTATCGAATGTTGATAGTAATAAGACTATTAACATGAAGTTTATGGCATTCTGCTCAAAAGATGTTTATCCTCAGGAACTTTTTCAGAATTGATTAAGTTCCAGGGGGATGAATCATCTCCATAAATTGCCATGAACTACATATTGTCTTGTTAATATCCATGTCATTATATAATATCATTGGTATATGCACTAAATGTTGGGAAGGCTATATAGTAATTGTAAATATGTTAATATCAGTGGTAAGTGTCGAGAGTACAACTGTAATTGCAAAACTGATGACAATAATGAGCATTGAGAATTACTGTACTGCATattctgtatgacccttgtgggtttagctcttagttttgattgtaataatgtaCTTCATATTGATAATTCAGTCAGCAGAGAACCAGAAGTATTGAGAGCACAGAACCTGTAATGATAATGATGCAGGCACCCTGAGTCATTTCGTAAGTATTTTTCATAACATGCATTcataatgtacagtggaaccctgaataTCGGCTGCTGCATCTATCGGCCAAATTGTATTTAGGCCAGTGTTTGAGTGCAAATTTTGCTCCGTATTTCGGCCGGTGCCTTGCAAATTGGCTGTATTATACGCGTCAGCCTGCCTTCTGCCAGGATGCCGCATGTAGGTGAGTCAGTCTCCCTGTGTCTCTTGGTGAATGAGCGTATACTCCGCACAttggtttttgtgcttgtttattaaatgCGACTGTgtaataagccaccatgggcccaatggaagatgtggagagagaggcagggagtgtagcaggcatgcagggattgtaacatggagggtgggagtgtggaagggcggcagggagtgtagcaggcttgcagggagagtagcaggcatgcagggagtgtagcaggcatgcagggagtgtagcaggcatgcagggagtgtagcaggcatgcatgaaGTGTAGTaagcatgtagggagtgtagcagggaaacagggagtgtgggaggcagggagtgtagcaggcaggcagggagtgtagcaggcatgcagcgaGTGCTGCAGTcagggagggaagtaaccccagagaggactttgatacctgaagtccttatggagggggattccccttccaaacaatagtcagtcctcctctcctcctccctgtcttccacaagccaacaagagtcttcaataaaggtatgtaatagtgatttcaATGTTCAtttgtttattttatttagttattgttttgtgtatgtaaaactctaATTAACTTttgaaaatgtattttttgttattatttttgggtgtctggaatggattaatagtatttacattaattcttatgggaaatattgcttcaaatttaggccgaccttctggaacggatt comes from Cherax quadricarinatus isolate ZL_2023a chromosome 36, ASM3850222v1, whole genome shotgun sequence and encodes:
- the LOC128691356 gene encoding exosome complex component RRP40 — protein: MGTNIGGVEVLRVVLPGDEVLQLNADKADISIGPGLRWQENVICATRSGLLKKTSKNLYYVDTHQKRYIPNAKEFVIGIVIKKTGNNYIIDIGASDKATISELVFENSSKKARKELKPGDLIFGQILVANKNIEPELVCIDVFNNLVGIGSLPDGGIMFTLPLHIARLIVNPKNSLLLMIAQKIKFMLLVGFNGRVWVKAQKQKEMVTIMNCLMMLEVMTLEEAKENIYRLHTSNSKNF